A window of the bacterium genome harbors these coding sequences:
- a CDS encoding carbohydrate binding family 9 domain-containing protein, with protein sequence MMSKILFLLFLFIPLAIIFPSRDTLQIKNNDVILIAEKLNSPVEVDGILDEPVWHNGNTFENFYQVDPNEGEPASEKTIIKIAYDEKYLYLGAFMFDSHPDLIMARLTRRDEWIDSDHIALGLDPYHDKRSGYFFGLNAAGTQRDGVLYNDSWSDDSWDGVWEGKVQRNKDGWTAEMKIPFSQMRFNQSDSMVWGVNFKRVIARKNEESFMVFIPKHESGFVSHFASLTGFENISGSGKIEVLPYITTRAEYIQYEDGDPFHNGKSYVPGAGADLKMGVGSNLNLNATINPDFGQVEIDPAVINLSDVETFFEEKRPFFIEGSSIFNFGYGGAGNYWGFNWGGADFFYSRRIGRQPQGSLPDDIDYSDYPTGTHILAAGKLTGKLGDSWNVGTIQNITQREYAKISSNGVQSETEVEPLAYYGIFRAQNEFSDGQQGLGFISTVAVRDFKDQRLRDEISKSALTFGIDGWTFLDESKTWVIAGWTGASYVGGNEQRMIDLQNSSRHYFQRPDADHVNVDSLATSLTGYAGRIYLNKQKGNFFVNTAFGFITPSFDVNDVGFLYRADIINWHAGAGYYWSDPNDFFRYLELGGALFQNYDFGGNKTWEGFFHFGSIQFPNYYSANWNVGLYAESFNNNRTRGGPLTLNPAGYQLSLNFSSDSRKDWVIGVGGGTSESGPSYDWFTGASLELRLLPNISFVLSPQFAKEFSYAQYVDTYTDQTATNTYGNRYVFAELDQKTLSSSIRLNWTFTPNLSLQLYVQPLISAGEYTKFKELKAPGTYEFLTYGEEGSTFDPETNIADPDGEGPAQPIEIDNPDFNVKSLRGNAVLRWEYLPGSAIYFVWTQTRSEAEEIGDFQFEESMTKMVQAEPDNIFMIKVTYWLNF encoded by the coding sequence ATGATGAGCAAAATTTTATTTCTATTATTTCTCTTCATCCCTTTAGCAATCATTTTCCCTTCCAGGGATACACTGCAAATAAAAAATAACGATGTTATTCTGATCGCTGAAAAGCTCAATTCGCCTGTTGAAGTAGATGGTATTTTGGATGAACCTGTCTGGCATAACGGTAATACCTTTGAAAATTTTTATCAGGTAGATCCAAATGAGGGTGAACCAGCTAGTGAAAAGACGATTATCAAAATAGCTTATGATGAAAAATATTTGTATCTGGGTGCATTTATGTTTGATTCGCATCCCGATTTAATAATGGCGAGATTGACAAGAAGGGATGAATGGATTGATTCCGATCATATTGCATTAGGTCTTGATCCTTATCATGATAAACGCAGTGGTTATTTTTTTGGTTTGAACGCAGCAGGCACTCAACGTGATGGTGTGCTTTATAATGATAGCTGGAGCGATGATTCCTGGGATGGTGTATGGGAAGGGAAAGTTCAAAGAAACAAAGATGGCTGGACAGCAGAGATGAAAATTCCTTTTTCTCAAATGAGATTTAATCAATCTGACAGCATGGTATGGGGAGTAAATTTTAAAAGGGTTATTGCCCGCAAGAATGAGGAATCATTTATGGTATTTATTCCTAAGCATGAAAGCGGATTCGTTTCTCACTTTGCCAGTCTCACAGGATTTGAAAATATTTCCGGCAGCGGAAAGATAGAAGTATTACCATACATAACAACTCGAGCTGAATACATTCAGTATGAAGATGGTGATCCTTTTCATAACGGAAAAAGCTATGTTCCAGGTGCGGGCGCTGACTTGAAAATGGGAGTTGGCTCAAATCTTAATCTGAATGCAACCATCAATCCGGATTTTGGACAAGTGGAAATTGATCCAGCCGTAATAAATCTTAGCGATGTTGAAACATTTTTTGAAGAGAAGAGACCATTCTTTATAGAGGGCTCCAGTATTTTTAATTTTGGTTATGGTGGTGCAGGAAACTACTGGGGTTTTAACTGGGGTGGTGCTGATTTTTTCTACAGTAGAAGAATTGGTAGACAACCGCAGGGAAGTTTACCCGATGATATTGATTATTCCGATTATCCTACTGGAACTCATATACTCGCAGCCGGAAAGCTCACAGGAAAACTTGGTGATAGCTGGAATGTTGGTACTATCCAGAATATAACCCAAAGAGAGTATGCAAAAATTTCGAGTAATGGAGTTCAGTCCGAAACTGAAGTTGAACCTCTTGCATATTATGGAATTTTCAGAGCACAAAATGAATTCAGTGATGGGCAGCAAGGTCTTGGATTTATTTCTACAGTTGCCGTCAGAGATTTTAAAGATCAAAGACTACGTGATGAGATTAGCAAAAGTGCATTAACTTTTGGTATTGATGGATGGACTTTCCTCGATGAATCAAAAACATGGGTAATAGCAGGTTGGACTGGAGCTAGTTACGTTGGTGGAAATGAACAGCGTATGATTGACCTGCAAAATAGTTCAAGACATTATTTTCAAAGACCTGATGCTGATCATGTAAATGTAGATAGCCTTGCAACTTCTCTTACAGGATATGCAGGAAGAATTTATCTCAATAAGCAGAAAGGAAATTTTTTCGTTAATACAGCTTTTGGTTTTATTACACCTTCATTTGATGTAAATGATGTGGGTTTTCTTTATCGTGCAGATATAATTAATTGGCATGCCGGTGCCGGATATTACTGGAGTGACCCAAATGATTTTTTCAGATATCTTGAACTTGGCGGTGCGTTATTTCAAAACTATGATTTTGGAGGAAATAAAACCTGGGAAGGATTTTTTCACTTTGGATCGATTCAATTCCCAAATTACTACTCTGCAAACTGGAATGTTGGATTGTATGCTGAGAGTTTTAATAATAACCGAACACGAGGCGGACCGTTAACTTTAAATCCTGCAGGATATCAGCTTTCATTAAATTTTTCATCAGACAGCCGGAAAGATTGGGTGATTGGTGTTGGTGGAGGAACAAGTGAGTCAGGTCCTTCTTACGATTGGTTTACCGGTGCAAGTCTCGAACTCAGATTACTACCAAATATTTCTTTCGTACTAAGTCCTCAGTTTGCAAAAGAATTTTCATATGCACAGTATGTTGATACATACACGGATCAAACCGCAACAAACACATACGGAAACAGGTACGTGTTTGCTGAACTTGATCAGAAGACGCTATCATCAAGCATCAGGTTAAACTGGACGTTTACTCCGAATTTAAGTCTGCAGCTTTATGTTCAGCCATTAATTTCAGCCGGTGAGTACACGAAATTTAAAGAACTTAAAGCACCGGGGACATATGAGTTTCTAACATATGGTGAAGAAGGTTCTACATTCGATCCAGAAACAAACATCGCTGATCCTGATGGTGAGGGACCTGCTCAGCCAATAGAAATTGATAATCCTGATTTCAATGTAAAATCATTAAGAGGGAATGCTGTTTTGCGTTGGGAGTACTTACCGGGAAGTGCAATCTATTTTGTCTGGACTCAAACAAGATCGGAAGCTGAAGAAATTGGAGATTTTCAATTTGAAGAATCGATGACTAAAATGGTGCAAGCTGAACCGGATAATATTTTTATGATAAAAGTAACCTATTGGTTGAATTTCTAA
- a CDS encoding DUF4097 family beta strand repeat protein, with translation MKNRKVTSLLVVLSILILSSLNFSIASDKDATFSVQKGDVLDVEIEHGNINVSTWDKNEVQISAKNIDDDELNLYSAEKKSGIIVVKFKGDDSDDFSLELTIPNDLTIDFKTGGGNVTINNDLRSKTTISTAGGNITAKTIGAEANISTAGGNIKLGDINGSVELTTAGGDIQVGSVNGKAEISTAGGNIKVGSVNNTADISTAGGNVTVGTVGGNADISTAGGNITVSTVSGSADISTGGGNVILDGATGKVEANTGGGNIELKNIKGSIEANTGAGNITAELIPDGKSSSDLNSGVGNITLYIPESSKATIVATASDFKWGDSRKDSESIKSDFESYNISQLRRGNTFEAIYELNGGGSKIELNVGLGEINIKKSK, from the coding sequence ATGAAAAACAGGAAAGTAACTTCATTGCTGGTGGTCCTTAGCATTCTGATATTATCTTCATTGAATTTCTCTATTGCTTCGGATAAAGACGCCACATTCAGTGTTCAAAAAGGTGATGTGCTGGATGTTGAAATAGAACATGGAAATATTAATGTAAGCACCTGGGATAAAAACGAAGTACAGATATCGGCTAAAAACATTGATGATGATGAGCTTAATCTTTACTCGGCAGAAAAAAAATCCGGAATTATTGTAGTCAAGTTTAAAGGAGACGATTCAGATGACTTCAGTTTAGAGCTGACCATTCCCAACGATTTAACTATTGATTTTAAAACCGGTGGCGGTAACGTAACAATCAATAATGATCTCCGAAGTAAAACTACAATTTCAACTGCCGGAGGAAATATCACAGCAAAAACAATCGGTGCGGAAGCAAATATAAGCACAGCTGGTGGTAATATTAAGCTTGGTGATATAAATGGTAGCGTAGAGTTAACTACGGCTGGCGGCGATATTCAGGTTGGTTCGGTTAATGGCAAAGCAGAAATTTCAACGGCAGGTGGAAATATTAAAGTTGGTTCTGTGAACAACACTGCGGATATTTCAACAGCCGGTGGTAATGTAACTGTTGGAACTGTCGGTGGTAACGCGGATATATCAACTGCTGGAGGAAATATTACAGTATCGACAGTCTCCGGAAGTGCTGATATTTCAACCGGAGGAGGCAATGTAATTCTTGATGGTGCAACAGGTAAAGTTGAAGCAAATACCGGTGGTGGAAACATCGAATTAAAAAATATAAAAGGTTCAATTGAAGCCAACACAGGTGCGGGTAATATTACTGCCGAATTAATTCCTGATGGTAAAAGCAGCAGTGATTTAAACTCAGGTGTTGGAAATATTACGCTATACATTCCTGAATCATCCAAAGCAACTATTGTTGCAACAGCAAGCGACTTTAAATGGGGCGATTCTCGAAAAGATTCTGAAAGCATTAAATCGGATTTCGAATCATATAATATTTCTCAACTCCGCAGAGGAAATACTTTTGAAGCCATTTATGAACTTAATGGCGGAGGAAGCAAAATTGAGTTGAATGTTGGTCTGGGTGAAATAAATATTAAGAAATCCAAGTAA
- a CDS encoding zf-HC2 domain-containing protein, whose translation MKHNEYKQFLQLSLFGELKSEEQRILKEHLLICEECRTELEDQKNLLELLSGKKKPIVNEKVLSNARYQLRGALRSEQSHRNIFNSTAESIFQLFTTPLKFAFTGVALLVVGVVIGSLFFGKGATQFSNQQNGDNRFASLSEDISISNVRFIDSDASDGEVEFSFEASRPVRLKGSINDQQIQSVLTYAMLNEQNPGSRLNSINAMDTEISTNYDDDVKNALITVVMTDENPGVRREALKLMGKFPYDESIKQTLFYVVANDTVSGLRIEALNSLIEAGNKGYKLNNNEINLFKEKLQKDENPYIKLRSKTILQEYN comes from the coding sequence ATGAAACATAATGAATATAAACAGTTTCTTCAGCTTTCGTTGTTTGGTGAATTAAAATCTGAAGAACAGAGAATTTTGAAAGAGCATCTTTTAATATGTGAAGAATGTCGTACCGAACTGGAAGACCAGAAAAATCTCCTTGAATTATTATCCGGGAAAAAGAAACCAATCGTGAATGAAAAAGTTTTATCTAATGCGCGATACCAGCTGAGAGGTGCACTCAGATCAGAGCAATCACACAGAAATATTTTTAATTCAACTGCTGAAAGTATTTTTCAACTTTTTACCACTCCGCTGAAATTTGCTTTTACCGGAGTAGCATTATTAGTAGTTGGTGTAGTAATCGGCAGCTTGTTTTTTGGTAAAGGTGCAACTCAATTTTCAAATCAGCAAAATGGTGACAACAGATTTGCATCATTGAGTGAAGACATCAGCATTTCAAATGTAAGATTCATTGATTCGGATGCTTCTGATGGTGAAGTTGAATTCTCTTTTGAAGCATCAAGACCCGTACGACTGAAAGGTAGCATCAACGATCAGCAAATTCAAAGTGTCCTAACTTATGCAATGCTTAATGAACAAAATCCGGGCTCAAGATTGAATTCAATAAATGCAATGGATACAGAAATCTCAACTAATTATGATGATGATGTAAAGAATGCTTTGATTACTGTAGTGATGACAGATGAAAACCCGGGTGTTAGAAGAGAAGCATTGAAACTGATGGGGAAATTTCCTTATGATGAATCAATCAAACAAACACTGTTTTACGTTGTAGCCAATGATACTGTTTCAGGTTTGAGAATTGAAGCTTTAAACTCGCTTATCGAGGCAGGAAATAAAGGCTACAAATTGAATAACAACGAAATAAATCTTTTCAAAGAAAAATTACAAAAGGATGAAAATCCTTATATCAAATTACGCTCAAAAACAATTTTACAGGAGTACAATTAA
- a CDS encoding sigma-70 family RNA polymerase sigma factor: MQLSDTELIIQAQKGNQNAFEELVYRYDRNVLSVTLKYANNEDDAKDLYQEVFIRVYRGMKNFRFQSEFSTWLFRITTNVCLTYKSRSKEHLKVSINNDYDDEEQGVSSSPELVYEGSSPEEISSGANIGELVNEAVESLAPKQKMTFILKHYEGYKIREIAEMMNCKEGTVKKYLFDAVQNLRKKLSPVYV; the protein is encoded by the coding sequence ATGCAGTTAAGTGATACAGAATTGATAATTCAGGCTCAAAAAGGCAATCAGAATGCCTTTGAGGAGCTCGTGTACCGCTACGACCGAAATGTGCTTTCCGTTACACTCAAGTATGCTAATAATGAGGACGATGCAAAAGATTTGTATCAGGAAGTTTTCATACGAGTTTACAGAGGGATGAAAAATTTCCGTTTTCAAAGTGAGTTCTCGACCTGGCTTTTCAGGATTACGACAAATGTTTGCCTCACTTATAAAAGCAGAAGTAAAGAGCATCTTAAAGTTTCTATTAATAATGATTATGATGACGAAGAACAGGGTGTAAGTTCATCGCCCGAATTAGTATATGAAGGTTCATCACCGGAGGAAATATCTTCAGGTGCAAATATCGGAGAGCTAGTGAATGAAGCAGTTGAATCACTTGCACCAAAACAGAAAATGACTTTCATACTGAAGCATTATGAAGGCTATAAAATAAGAGAGATTGCAGAGATGATGAATTGTAAAGAAGGAACGGTTAAAAAATATCTCTTCGATGCGGTTCAAAATCTTAGAAAAAAATTAAGTCCTGTTTATGTATAA
- a CDS encoding HAD-IIA family hydrolase, which produces MTLAEKYDYFIFDLDGTIYRGEHLIPRANEVINFLNTTGKKFVFVSNKTTGTATDYYLFLKNWGLDVREKQIINSTIVLSNYLKNHFSGSLFFAIGENSFIQEIENSGLKFSTNADEVRIVLITLDRTLNYQKLEIAARALENGAKFFAANIDDTCPVENGEVIDAGSTISALEKRTHRKLEMHFGKPSEFMFNEIKNHLQFIPEKTLLIGDRIETDITMGNKFGIDTALVSTGVKYFSNGNENISPTYQINSVFDLLIPKT; this is translated from the coding sequence GTGACATTAGCTGAAAAGTACGACTATTTTATCTTTGATCTTGACGGAACTATTTACAGAGGAGAACACCTCATTCCTCGTGCAAATGAAGTGATAAATTTTTTGAATACCACCGGGAAAAAATTTGTATTCGTTTCAAATAAAACAACAGGCACTGCAACAGACTATTATCTCTTTCTAAAAAACTGGGGATTGGATGTCAGAGAAAAACAGATAATCAATTCAACAATTGTTTTATCTAATTATCTAAAAAATCATTTCAGCGGTTCATTATTTTTTGCTATTGGGGAGAACTCCTTCATACAAGAAATTGAAAATTCCGGATTGAAATTTTCAACAAATGCGGATGAGGTGAGAATTGTACTTATCACACTTGACAGAACACTTAACTACCAGAAACTGGAAATAGCAGCACGAGCTCTTGAAAACGGCGCTAAATTTTTCGCTGCAAATATTGATGATACTTGTCCAGTGGAGAACGGAGAAGTAATCGATGCCGGCTCCACAATTTCAGCGCTTGAAAAAAGAACACACAGAAAACTTGAGATGCATTTTGGCAAGCCATCCGAGTTTATGTTCAACGAAATAAAAAATCATCTGCAATTTATTCCTGAAAAAACATTGCTGATCGGTGACAGAATAGAAACCGATATCACTATGGGAAATAAATTCGGAATAGATACAGCCTTAGTGAGTACAGGCGTAAAATATTTTTCAAATGGAAATGAAAACATCAGTCCAACCTACCAGATTAACTCGGTTTTTGATTTATTGATTCCTAAAACTTAA